The Candidatus Bathyarchaeota archaeon genome includes a region encoding these proteins:
- a CDS encoding proteasome assembly chaperone family protein, with the protein MDKPQFRYLFQPELENPVFVEGLPGFGDVGKIAAQLLIEFAHAKPFAELYAPSFPDYVIINNHGICRPPRYEFYVAQTEKKHFIILIGDAQPSLEDVVVHYELCGEILDFAEKHGCRFIVTMGGAPTPRPAEEVYVAATSQKLAIETMEKGAVIYGKGRIVGATGLLLGLAKKRGFKGICLLGATTGLKTDRRAAFSVFKLLMKSLGTEVKKDALERLRRKH; encoded by the coding sequence ATGGACAAACCACAATTCCGCTACCTGTTTCAACCAGAGCTGGAAAACCCAGTGTTCGTAGAAGGCCTTCCAGGATTCGGAGACGTAGGAAAAATTGCAGCACAACTGCTGATCGAGTTTGCACACGCCAAACCATTCGCAGAACTGTACGCCCCCTCATTCCCCGACTACGTCATCATAAACAATCATGGAATCTGCCGTCCACCGCGTTACGAATTTTACGTAGCCCAAACAGAGAAAAAACACTTCATTATCCTAATCGGAGACGCACAGCCTTCCCTCGAAGATGTGGTGGTGCACTATGAATTATGCGGTGAAATCTTGGATTTCGCAGAGAAACATGGATGTAGATTCATTGTGACGATGGGTGGAGCGCCTACACCTCGTCCTGCTGAAGAAGTTTACGTAGCTGCCACATCTCAAAAGCTTGCCATAGAGACGATGGAAAAGGGCGCCGTAATCTACGGAAAGGGAAGAATCGTAGGTGCCACTGGCCTCCTGTTAGGACTTGCCAAAAAACGTGGATTCAAAGGTATATGCCTGTTAGGTGCAACCACAGGTCTCAAAACCGATCGAAGAGCAGCATTCTCTGTCTTCAAATTGCTCATGAAATCGCTGGGAACAGAGGTAAAAAAGGATGCTCTGGAAAGGCTTAGGAGAAAGCATTAA
- a CDS encoding TIGR00289 family protein, producing the protein MHVAVLVTGGKDSALALYRVLEEGYQVKHLVTMLPQSEDSWMFHSLNIHLVDLFAKAVEVPLVTAETAGIKETELEDLKNLLATLDIEGVVSGAILSQYQKERIDKICRELNLKSIAPLWHEDPKQLLKEIVHLNFDVIIVGVYAYGFDQSWLGRKIDSTTLDDLNELNKQYQISPVGEGGEYETLVLDAPCFRKRIQLLQVEKVWEDHSGYLLVKEAKLVEKAEKIY; encoded by the coding sequence ATGCATGTTGCAGTACTAGTCACAGGCGGCAAAGACTCCGCGCTAGCACTCTACCGCGTTCTGGAAGAGGGTTATCAAGTAAAACATCTTGTCACCATGCTTCCTCAGAGTGAAGACAGTTGGATGTTTCACTCTCTCAACATTCATTTGGTCGACCTCTTTGCTAAAGCTGTAGAGGTTCCGTTGGTAACGGCTGAAACCGCTGGAATCAAAGAAACGGAGCTAGAAGATCTCAAAAATCTGCTCGCAACCCTTGACATAGAAGGAGTTGTGTCCGGGGCAATCTTGTCGCAATATCAGAAGGAGCGAATCGACAAAATCTGCCGAGAACTGAACCTAAAATCTATTGCTCCCCTCTGGCATGAGGACCCAAAGCAACTGCTGAAAGAAATCGTTCATCTCAATTTTGATGTCATTATTGTAGGCGTGTACGCGTATGGTTTCGATCAGAGCTGGCTTGGAAGAAAAATAGACTCAACAACACTAGATGATCTTAATGAATTGAACAAACAGTATCAAATATCTCCAGTTGGTGAGGGTGGCGAATACGAAACTCTAGTTCTTGATGCACCGTGTTTTAGGAAAAGAATACAGTTGCTTCAGGTCGAGAAGGTTTGGGAAGATCATAGCGGGTACTTGCTTGTGAAAGAAGCTAAGCTTGTGGAGAAAGCTGAAAAGATTTATTGA
- a CDS encoding glycerate kinase gives MVEIKNKEELINNSKSPLDRKARKLALNSLETALKAADPRSIIKSMVKLKENLLTINKHPFDLKKFNNIFVVGGGKASGSMAEALEIIMKDRITDGTLNVPYASGHYKVQRIKLQEANHPVPDEAGVKGTRRMLDLVSQADENDLIICLISGGGSSLMPLPRDEISLQDKKIVTEALLKSGAPINEINAVRKHISDFKGGWLAKKAYPATVINLLLSDVVGDPLDAIASGPTVPDSTTFQDAIKVLKKHMLWNKIPESVKKVLLNGEKGYASETPKADDVAFKKVYNFIVGNNRSASLAAYDKLRDAGLNTLFLTSYMEGEARHMGRMFAAIIQEIVASGKPIPKPSSIVAGGETTVTVVGKGAGGRNQEIALGAALKIDGVEGAVIVSISTDGIDGPTDAAGALVDGKTILRSRELELNAEEFLADNDSYAFFSKLGDLIFTGPTGTNVNDISIIVVI, from the coding sequence ATGGTTGAAATCAAAAACAAAGAAGAACTCATAAACAATTCAAAATCGCCCCTCGACAGAAAAGCTAGAAAACTAGCATTAAACAGCCTTGAAACAGCATTAAAAGCCGCTGATCCCAGAAGCATCATCAAATCTATGGTCAAGTTGAAAGAAAACCTCCTTACAATTAACAAGCACCCGTTTGATTTGAAGAAATTCAACAACATATTTGTGGTGGGCGGTGGCAAAGCCAGCGGTTCAATGGCCGAAGCATTGGAGATTATTATGAAAGATCGTATAACCGACGGGACTCTGAATGTTCCTTATGCCAGCGGTCATTATAAAGTCCAACGAATCAAACTTCAAGAGGCAAATCACCCGGTTCCAGATGAAGCTGGTGTGAAAGGCACAAGACGCATGCTAGATTTAGTCAGTCAAGCTGACGAGAACGATCTCATTATCTGTCTGATATCCGGCGGGGGTTCAAGCTTGATGCCTTTACCCCGCGACGAAATATCTCTTCAAGATAAAAAAATAGTTACAGAAGCCTTACTCAAATCTGGAGCCCCAATAAATGAAATCAATGCTGTGCGCAAACACATCTCAGACTTTAAGGGTGGGTGGCTAGCGAAAAAGGCGTATCCAGCCACAGTCATAAACCTGCTTCTTTCCGATGTGGTGGGTGATCCCCTGGATGCTATAGCCTCAGGACCCACCGTTCCCGACTCTACCACATTTCAAGATGCCATTAAGGTTCTGAAAAAACATATGTTATGGAACAAGATTCCAGAGTCGGTGAAAAAGGTTCTACTTAACGGCGAGAAAGGATATGCATCAGAGACCCCAAAAGCAGACGATGTTGCATTCAAGAAAGTCTATAACTTCATTGTTGGAAACAACCGTTCAGCAAGTCTTGCTGCCTACGACAAGCTTCGTGACGCAGGGCTCAATACGCTCTTTCTCACTTCATATATGGAAGGTGAAGCCCGACACATGGGGAGAATGTTTGCCGCCATAATCCAGGAGATTGTAGCGTCCGGAAAACCGATTCCAAAACCTTCTAGCATAGTAGCTGGAGGAGAAACCACTGTAACGGTCGTTGGTAAAGGAGCCGGAGGGCGAAACCAAGAAATCGCGTTAGGAGCCGCATTGAAGATAGATGGAGTAGAAGGCGCAGTTATCGTGTCGATAAGCACGGACGGAATAGATGGACCAACCGATGCCGCTGGGGCCTTAGTAGATGGGAAAACAATACTCCGTTCTCGAGAGTTAGAGTTAAACGCGGAGGAGTTTCTTGCGGACAATGATTCGTATGCTTTTTTCTCTAAGTTAGGCGACCTCATCTTTACAGGACCAACAGGCACTAATGTTAATGACATCTCGATAATTGTTGTGATATAG
- a CDS encoding DUF1385 domain-containing protein has protein sequence MMKLFVQRREKPSLAFGGQALIEGVMMRSRTHAVMCVRQPNNEILTHTEEIKSISGRYRILGLPFLRGIIGLFETFYLGVKGLYYSANAILEEEEKFTIKEFAIAIAMALALASLFMIGPFLLTTLFNLTGVVFNVVEAMVRLAIFLLYLTLVAMWGEFRRILQYHGAEHKAINAHEAGVALNVSNVKKFSRLHPRCGTSFIFIVMFVSILLFSIMPNLGFATRLAYRVLLIPVIGAISYELLKLSDRYKDSTIMRTLTLPGLAFQRLTTREPDDDMIEVAVEAVKEVNRLSGS, from the coding sequence ATGATGAAGTTGTTTGTCCAAAGAAGAGAGAAGCCATCACTAGCATTTGGTGGACAAGCTCTGATAGAAGGTGTGATGATGCGCTCTCGCACACATGCAGTGATGTGTGTTAGACAACCAAACAATGAGATATTGACACACACAGAGGAGATAAAATCCATATCTGGAAGATACAGGATCCTTGGACTACCGTTTCTAAGAGGCATCATCGGGCTGTTTGAAACCTTCTATCTCGGCGTCAAAGGCCTCTATTACTCTGCAAATGCAATTCTTGAAGAAGAGGAAAAGTTCACCATTAAGGAGTTTGCGATAGCAATTGCCATGGCTTTGGCGTTGGCTTCTCTTTTCATGATAGGACCTTTTCTCTTGACTACTTTGTTTAATCTCACGGGAGTAGTTTTCAACGTTGTTGAAGCCATGGTGCGTCTTGCGATTTTTCTTCTATACCTAACATTAGTGGCTATGTGGGGTGAGTTCAGGAGAATACTACAGTATCATGGCGCAGAGCACAAGGCGATCAACGCACATGAAGCTGGGGTAGCATTGAATGTTTCGAATGTGAAGAAATTCTCTAGATTGCATCCTCGGTGTGGCACCTCTTTCATCTTCATTGTTATGTTTGTAAGCATCTTGCTGTTCTCGATCATGCCAAATTTAGGGTTTGCTACAAGACTCGCATACAGAGTGCTACTAATCCCAGTGATCGGAGCCATATCTTACGAGCTTCTGAAACTTAGCGACAGATACAAAGACTCTACAATCATGAGAACGCTGACATTGCCGGGCTTAGCATTTCAACGCTTGACAACGAGAGAGCCAGATGATGATATGATAGAGGTTGCAGTAGAGGCCGTGAAGGAAGTAAACAGATTAAGCGGTTCCTAG
- a CDS encoding DUF1015 domain-containing protein gives MVEIRPFRAVRYTEKAGSYENLIAQPYDKIDSDMQRKYYKKSVYNYCRLTLPMEENRYEIAKQRIRRWMNEGILKKDKEPAIFVYKQEFELLGKTYTRTGFIAALRLHPYVENKVLPHEITHKGPKIDRLNMLRATQKNLETGFLLYPDSEKITINLFAKITKTDPLVDVRDSLNVRNLIWKLTDPEKIKLVQETVTDKQFVIADGHHRYETAIAYRDERRGQEGWMEDSAFNFRMSYMVPIQDEGLIVLPTHRLLKKIELIDDTLQMFKEFFTVSKIDSDTEALRSFLESHKTKHAFCVYDGKRSYGLLLKSEKAVSQFMDAAWSDEYRSLDVTILRDVIFRAIMGTGELKIDEEIIYVRWIKNTVEKVHKGEAKLAFLINPTTPETVLKIAQNHERMPEKSTDFYPKMVSGFTMMDLSPGENL, from the coding sequence ATGGTCGAAATTAGGCCATTCAGAGCAGTACGATACACTGAGAAGGCAGGCAGCTATGAGAATCTAATCGCTCAACCCTACGACAAAATTGACTCTGATATGCAGAGGAAATACTATAAAAAATCAGTGTATAACTACTGCCGACTAACCCTGCCAATGGAAGAAAACAGATACGAAATAGCCAAGCAACGAATACGCCGATGGATGAATGAAGGGATACTGAAAAAAGACAAGGAACCCGCAATTTTTGTCTACAAACAAGAGTTCGAACTCTTGGGAAAAACCTACACCCGCACAGGATTCATTGCTGCCTTACGCCTACATCCCTACGTGGAAAACAAAGTTCTCCCTCACGAAATCACTCATAAAGGACCGAAAATCGACCGATTAAACATGCTACGAGCAACCCAGAAAAACCTCGAAACCGGATTTCTACTTTACCCAGACTCAGAGAAAATAACCATTAACCTTTTCGCAAAAATCACAAAGACCGATCCACTAGTAGATGTTAGAGACTCCTTAAACGTTAGAAATCTTATTTGGAAATTGACCGATCCAGAAAAGATAAAGTTGGTGCAAGAAACGGTTACAGACAAGCAGTTTGTGATTGCTGATGGGCATCATAGATATGAGACGGCTATTGCCTACAGGGATGAAAGACGCGGACAAGAAGGATGGATGGAAGATTCAGCGTTCAATTTTCGGATGAGTTACATGGTTCCTATACAAGATGAAGGATTAATTGTCTTGCCAACACATCGTCTTCTAAAAAAAATCGAGCTGATTGACGATACTTTGCAGATGTTCAAGGAGTTCTTCACGGTCTCAAAAATTGATTCTGACACTGAAGCTCTGAGGAGTTTTCTGGAAAGCCACAAGACGAAGCATGCCTTCTGCGTTTATGATGGAAAAAGGTCTTATGGCTTGTTGCTGAAAAGTGAAAAAGCTGTTTCCCAGTTCATGGATGCTGCTTGGTCAGATGAGTATCGTTCTCTTGACGTAACCATCTTGAGGGATGTTATCTTCAGAGCAATCATGGGAACTGGTGAACTGAAAATTGATGAGGAGATAATATACGTAAGATGGATAAAGAACACTGTGGAAAAAGTGCACAAGGGAGAAGCCAAATTAGCATTCTTGATTAATCCAACAACTCCAGAAACGGTTTTAAAAATAGCGCAGAACCATGAAAGGATGCCTGAAAAATCCACGGATTTCTATCCGAAAATGGTTTCAGGTTTCACGATGATGGATCTATCACCGGGAGAAAACCTCTAA
- a CDS encoding 3-phosphoglycerate dehydrogenase encodes MLICDKIADAGIKLLEENGYKVTKAWDMPKDELPKIVGGYDALIVRSATKVKGNLIVNAQNLKVIGRAGIGLDNIDLEKAREMGITVVNTPQASSISVAELAIGHLLALTRGIVRGTVTLREGKWAKKELKSVEVHGKTLGLIGYGNIAKIVEKLALALGMKVIVVRSRVYDRFVSLEEMLPKADFISIHVPLTPRTRHILSTREFGMMKDGVMIIDCSRGGVVDQGALYQALVSGKVKAAATDVFEEEPPGKHKLLTLENVHATPHIGAQTKEAQLRAGVQIAERVIEELEKLK; translated from the coding sequence ATCTTAATTTGTGACAAAATCGCTGACGCAGGCATAAAACTACTTGAGGAAAACGGCTACAAAGTCACGAAAGCATGGGACATGCCTAAAGATGAACTCCCTAAAATCGTAGGTGGATACGACGCGCTTATCGTTCGATCAGCCACCAAAGTCAAAGGCAACCTAATCGTTAACGCGCAAAACCTTAAGGTCATTGGACGCGCAGGCATTGGCTTAGACAACATCGATTTAGAAAAAGCCAGAGAAATGGGCATTACAGTGGTGAACACTCCGCAAGCATCCTCAATCAGTGTCGCTGAGTTGGCAATTGGTCACTTGCTGGCACTTACAAGGGGCATAGTCAGAGGAACTGTTACTCTTCGTGAGGGAAAATGGGCAAAGAAGGAACTCAAAAGCGTAGAAGTTCATGGGAAAACCCTTGGGTTAATAGGCTACGGAAACATTGCGAAAATCGTTGAAAAACTGGCATTAGCCCTAGGCATGAAAGTAATTGTGGTGAGAAGCCGAGTTTACGATCGATTTGTCTCTCTGGAAGAAATGCTTCCGAAAGCTGACTTTATCTCAATCCATGTTCCGCTAACTCCGCGGACCAGACATATACTATCAACGAGAGAATTCGGCATGATGAAAGACGGGGTCATGATAATTGACTGTTCACGCGGCGGAGTGGTTGACCAAGGAGCGCTATATCAGGCTCTCGTGTCAGGCAAAGTCAAGGCTGCGGCAACAGATGTTTTTGAAGAAGAACCACCTGGAAAACATAAGCTGCTTACACTTGAAAATGTTCATGCCACACCCCATATTGGTGCTCAAACTAAGGAAGCACAATTGAGGGCTGGTGTGCAAATAGCTGAAAGAGTGATCGAAGAACTGGAAAAACTCAAGTGA
- a CDS encoding PhzF family phenazine biosynthesis protein, protein MEKLTFYTVDVFAEERYAGNQLAVVRGAKVLSDAEMQRIAKEMNYSETTFILSDEKRSGGYDVRIFTPKTELPFAGHPTLGTAYVIQQEIIKEPINTIVLNLKVGQIPVTLSYIGENVDILWMKQMQPIFGQTFDAGPISRILNLDAKEMDDKFPVQEVSTGVPSFIVPLKTLDVLKRARISRDQYFEFIKDAQAKAILIFCPETYSKENDLNVRFFADYYGVPEDPATGSANGCLAGYLVKHRYFGKDQINIRVEQGYEIGRPSLLLLKAEGKEGKIDVHVGGRVVMIARGEFV, encoded by the coding sequence ATGGAAAAGCTAACCTTTTACACAGTAGATGTGTTTGCTGAAGAAAGATATGCGGGTAACCAACTCGCAGTTGTTAGGGGTGCAAAGGTACTTTCGGATGCAGAAATGCAACGAATTGCCAAGGAGATGAACTATTCAGAGACAACCTTCATTTTATCAGATGAAAAACGGAGCGGTGGATATGATGTCCGCATTTTCACACCTAAAACAGAATTACCGTTTGCTGGCCATCCAACACTAGGGACTGCCTACGTAATACAACAGGAAATCATCAAAGAACCTATCAATACAATAGTCCTGAATTTGAAGGTTGGGCAAATTCCGGTTACGCTCAGTTACATCGGAGAAAACGTAGACATTTTGTGGATGAAGCAAATGCAACCGATATTTGGTCAGACCTTCGATGCTGGACCAATTTCAAGGATTTTGAACCTGGATGCGAAAGAGATGGACGATAAATTTCCCGTTCAAGAGGTTTCAACAGGGGTTCCTTCCTTCATAGTTCCGCTAAAAACCTTAGATGTCTTGAAGCGAGCTAGAATATCCAGAGACCAGTACTTTGAGTTCATCAAAGATGCACAGGCCAAAGCAATACTCATCTTTTGTCCTGAAACATACAGTAAAGAAAACGATTTGAATGTCCGATTTTTCGCTGATTACTATGGTGTCCCCGAGGATCCGGCTACCGGAAGTGCAAATGGTTGCTTGGCTGGGTATCTGGTGAAACACCGCTATTTTGGAAAAGACCAAATCAACATTCGAGTTGAACAAGGCTATGAAATAGGGAGACCTTCACTGCTTCTTTTGAAAGCAGAAGGCAAAGAAGGAAAAATAGATGTGCATGTGGGTGGAAGAGTTGTAATGATTGCCAGGGGAGAATTTGTTTAG
- a CDS encoding DUF861 domain-containing protein, with translation MKIEVKKPTEEEQRRAKSWPTWEKEPSTFSWEYDQKEACLILEGRSIVKTDEGNVEFGAGDFVTFPKGLKCTWEIKERIRKHYKLG, from the coding sequence ATGAAGATCGAAGTCAAGAAACCAACAGAAGAAGAACAAAGAAGAGCAAAAAGCTGGCCAACCTGGGAAAAAGAACCTTCCACATTTTCATGGGAGTATGATCAAAAGGAAGCTTGCCTGATTCTTGAAGGAAGGTCTATCGTGAAGACAGATGAAGGAAATGTGGAATTCGGGGCCGGTGACTTTGTTACCTTTCCAAAGGGTCTCAAATGCACTTGGGAAATCAAGGAGAGAATCAGAAAACATTACAAACTAGGTTGA
- a CDS encoding NAD(P)/FAD-dependent oxidoreductase, with product MEKKFDVVVVGAGTGGCMAAKTVADAGFEVCLIDRKRRESVGDKVCGDAIGKHHFDNLGLSYPVGEELEREMVGVKIYSPDVETVFNAEGEGLYGFMINRYLFGQRLLEIATDAGATFIESTQASKPIIKDHFVTGVLTKNLKTGEEVTLPSQVVVEASGLSATLRTKLPPEIGIDTTIHKKDIIICYREIRKLKVQISDPNFCEIYLNLQLAPGGYSWVFPESETKVNVGLGVVASDDSPNPKKQLYSCILSKKLFKESSVVTGGGGQVPTRRPLDCMTGNGIAIIGDAACQVNPIHGGGMGPSMTGGAMVGKAIVEAMSNDDVSRSGLWSYNVNYMQSYGAKQAGLDVFRLFLQGLSDDDLNYGMKYRMITEKDLLKASMGEDMHVNLTEKTIRVLRGVRKLSLLKKLGETASLMKTMREHYRNYPTSPKGFGEWKKKTRHLVQEAVKMRVAS from the coding sequence TTGGAGAAGAAGTTTGATGTAGTTGTGGTTGGTGCCGGAACTGGAGGGTGCATGGCCGCGAAAACCGTGGCGGATGCTGGCTTTGAAGTATGTCTAATCGACCGGAAAAGAAGAGAAAGCGTGGGAGACAAAGTTTGTGGAGACGCCATAGGTAAACATCACTTTGACAACCTTGGATTAAGCTACCCCGTAGGGGAAGAGCTGGAGCGAGAGATGGTTGGAGTTAAGATTTATTCCCCTGATGTCGAAACTGTTTTCAACGCTGAAGGAGAAGGCCTCTACGGGTTCATGATTAACCGTTACCTATTTGGGCAGAGATTGTTGGAGATCGCAACCGACGCCGGAGCGACTTTCATAGAATCAACTCAAGCGTCAAAACCCATAATAAAAGATCACTTTGTCACTGGAGTTCTAACGAAGAATCTGAAAACAGGAGAAGAGGTCACGTTACCTAGTCAAGTTGTTGTAGAGGCAAGCGGTCTTTCAGCTACTTTACGCACGAAACTTCCTCCTGAAATCGGAATTGACACAACCATCCACAAAAAAGACATAATTATTTGTTACAGGGAGATTCGCAAACTAAAAGTGCAAATTTCTGACCCAAACTTTTGCGAAATTTATCTTAATCTCCAACTTGCCCCAGGAGGATATTCTTGGGTTTTTCCGGAAAGCGAGACAAAAGTCAACGTAGGCTTAGGAGTAGTTGCATCAGATGATTCTCCAAACCCAAAAAAACAGCTTTACAGCTGTATTCTATCCAAGAAGCTATTCAAGGAATCGTCTGTTGTGACGGGTGGTGGAGGTCAGGTTCCGACTCGCAGACCCCTAGACTGCATGACTGGAAATGGCATTGCTATCATTGGAGACGCTGCCTGCCAAGTAAACCCCATTCACGGTGGCGGAATGGGACCCTCCATGACAGGAGGAGCAATGGTAGGAAAAGCAATTGTCGAGGCTATGAGCAATGACGATGTAAGTCGAAGTGGGCTTTGGTCATACAATGTCAACTATATGCAGTCCTACGGGGCTAAACAGGCGGGTCTTGATGTTTTCCGTCTGTTTCTTCAAGGACTGAGTGACGACGACTTAAACTACGGAATGAAGTATCGTATGATCACTGAGAAGGACCTTCTCAAAGCAAGCATGGGTGAGGACATGCATGTTAACTTGACCGAAAAAACCATCCGAGTCCTTAGAGGAGTAAGAAAACTCAGTTTGCTAAAGAAGCTAGGCGAAACAGCAAGTTTGATGAAGACAATGCGTGAACACTATCGGAACTATCCGACTTCACCTAAAGGCTTCGGCGAATGGAAAAAGAAAACGCGACATTTAGTCCAAGAAGCGGTCAAAATGCGAGTTGCGTCGTGA
- a CDS encoding alanine--glyoxylate aminotransferase family protein, which yields MVKYHISCKCFTPKVETMHKRLLIPGPTEVSAEMLREQNRFLIGHRAKEFTELYTGIIEKLNKFFQLPSNYKTTVTTSSGTLWFDIVGRSIVKERALACTNGAFSERFGKAVQACGKNVDFLDVEWGRAVEPHMITEKLSSGEYDTLTICHNETSTGVRNPIYKIGKMMKKDHPNVMLAIDSISGMVGDKLLPSDIGCDVIFASTQKCFALPPGLAVGIVSDRALERAREVPHRGMYTNLVRIFDYYERKHQTPFTPNISLLYALDKRMDLLLEETPEGVYQRHKAMAEYTRKWAKKHFALFAEPGYESVTVTCIKNTLGKNVKELNEKLAERHFMISNGYGKLAEKTFRVGHMGEWNLEGIKEVLGHIDEIWGL from the coding sequence ATGGTTAAATATCATATTTCTTGTAAATGCTTCACACCAAAGGTGGAGACAATGCATAAAAGACTGTTGATACCCGGACCAACCGAAGTAAGTGCAGAAATGCTCCGTGAACAGAACCGCTTTTTGATTGGACATCGCGCCAAAGAGTTTACGGAATTATATACAGGGATAATTGAGAAATTGAACAAGTTCTTTCAGTTACCCAGCAACTACAAAACCACTGTTACTACGTCTTCGGGAACACTGTGGTTCGACATAGTCGGCAGAAGCATTGTGAAAGAGAGAGCCCTAGCTTGCACTAACGGAGCCTTCTCAGAGAGGTTTGGAAAGGCCGTACAGGCTTGCGGTAAAAACGTTGACTTTCTCGATGTAGAGTGGGGGAGAGCGGTTGAACCTCATATGATCACGGAGAAGCTTAGTTCAGGAGAATATGATACACTAACTATTTGCCATAACGAAACGTCAACTGGAGTGCGAAATCCAATCTATAAAATTGGAAAAATGATGAAAAAAGACCATCCCAACGTAATGCTTGCCATCGACAGCATTTCCGGAATGGTTGGCGACAAATTGTTGCCGTCGGATATCGGCTGTGACGTCATTTTTGCTTCAACGCAAAAGTGTTTCGCTCTGCCTCCAGGATTAGCAGTCGGAATCGTAAGCGATAGAGCCTTAGAAAGGGCTAGGGAAGTGCCCCACCGAGGGATGTATACAAATCTGGTTCGCATTTTCGATTATTACGAGAGAAAGCATCAGACACCATTCACTCCAAACATCTCGCTTCTGTATGCACTTGACAAGCGAATGGATTTATTGCTGGAGGAAACACCTGAAGGCGTGTACCAAAGACACAAAGCCATGGCAGAATACACGCGAAAATGGGCAAAAAAACATTTCGCATTATTTGCCGAACCAGGATATGAATCAGTCACAGTCACCTGTATCAAAAACACGTTAGGAAAAAACGTGAAAGAACTGAATGAAAAACTGGCAGAAAGACATTTCATGATTTCCAATGGCTATGGCAAACTAGCTGAAAAAACCTTCCGCGTCGGTCATATGGGTGAATGGAATCTTGAGGGAATCAAAGAAGTTCTCGGACACATTGATGAAATCTGGGGGCTTTAG
- a CDS encoding D-glycerate dehydrogenase, whose amino-acid sequence MQKHKIFVTRELPERGLRIIKKRFDAEVWADSAPPPKKVVIQKVAKVDALASLLTDKIDAEVFDVAPNLKIIAQFAVGYDNIDIKEATKRGIYVTNTPGVLTETTADFAWVLLMAVARRVVEADKYIRSGKWKVDWHPTMILGRDVYGATLGIVGLGRIGAAVAKRARGFDMRTLYYSTTRKPNLEKTLGLEFADLDTLLQKSDFVSIHVPLIEKTYHLIDERKLKLMKETACLINNSRGPVVDEKALYKALTEGWIAGAALDVFEQEPTSIDNPLLKLDNVVLAPHISSSSHETRSRMAEMVAENLIAFFEGKIPPNLVNREALKTRRQS is encoded by the coding sequence GTGCAGAAACATAAAATATTTGTTACGCGTGAACTCCCAGAAAGAGGGCTTCGAATCATTAAGAAACGATTCGACGCAGAAGTCTGGGCTGACTCTGCGCCCCCACCCAAGAAAGTGGTCATTCAAAAAGTGGCGAAGGTAGACGCCTTAGCCTCACTTCTAACAGATAAAATAGATGCTGAAGTTTTTGATGTTGCGCCGAACTTGAAGATAATAGCTCAATTTGCAGTTGGATACGACAACATTGACATAAAGGAAGCAACGAAAAGAGGCATCTACGTTACAAACACGCCAGGAGTGCTGACTGAGACCACCGCGGATTTTGCATGGGTGCTTCTAATGGCTGTCGCGCGAAGAGTCGTGGAGGCAGACAAGTATATCCGCTCTGGAAAGTGGAAGGTGGATTGGCACCCAACCATGATTCTGGGCAGAGACGTTTACGGAGCTACGTTGGGAATAGTAGGTTTGGGAAGAATAGGAGCAGCCGTGGCGAAGAGAGCGAGAGGTTTCGACATGAGAACTCTTTACTATAGCACGACACGGAAACCCAATTTAGAAAAGACGTTAGGATTGGAATTCGCAGACCTTGACACACTTCTCCAAAAATCTGATTTTGTCAGTATCCATGTTCCTTTAATAGAGAAAACTTATCATCTGATAGACGAGCGAAAGCTGAAGCTGATGAAGGAAACAGCCTGTCTAATAAACAATTCAAGGGGACCAGTTGTGGATGAAAAAGCCCTATACAAAGCGTTAACAGAAGGATGGATTGCTGGCGCCGCCCTCGACGTTTTCGAGCAAGAACCAACATCAATAGATAATCCATTACTCAAACTTGACAACGTTGTCTTAGCTCCGCATATATCAAGCAGTAGCCATGAGACTCGTTCCAGAATGGCTGAGATGGTTGCCGAAAACCTTATTGCATTCTTTGAAGGAAAAATTCCGCCCAATCTAGTAAACAGAGAAGCCCTAAAAACTCGAAGGCAAAGCTGA